Proteins encoded in a region of the Planctomycetaceae bacterium genome:
- a CDS encoding SIMPL domain-containing protein has translation MNQRMYLTGVFAVVCLQFAIPHVCAQGMGGFGGAGGYNSGSREYPVTHQWINGKDDKPLNAESALSVIKISGTAELRVVPTQIRVVLAFTSQAETASECREMISKQIADVVKDWRSQNIPDSDIVEDFISVLPKFEWGFVEEFRGRDDVEVQEQSGYRMQINLHVAVKTEAEAMAAIDSALRHGHAEVVTFDYWSDKLDEVKENARSQAVAAARKKADLLLSVLEQRPPAINIQEATEVFFPNTLYMTYENVLEEEIQDTRSGRVYVKAFRPRMTFFHGLSSRADVRPTTLPMRPDIAVVSTVTIYYRSPAQGNAVPGSQANGYW, from the coding sequence ATGAATCAACGAATGTACTTGACGGGCGTCTTTGCTGTGGTGTGTCTTCAATTTGCGATACCCCATGTGTGTGCGCAGGGTATGGGAGGATTCGGTGGCGCTGGTGGCTACAATTCCGGTTCGCGTGAGTATCCAGTGACCCATCAGTGGATCAATGGTAAAGATGACAAGCCATTGAATGCTGAATCTGCCCTCAGCGTCATAAAGATCTCCGGAACTGCAGAACTACGCGTCGTGCCGACTCAGATCCGTGTGGTACTGGCGTTTACGAGTCAGGCTGAAACAGCGTCCGAATGTCGTGAGATGATTTCGAAGCAGATTGCAGATGTCGTCAAAGACTGGCGATCTCAGAATATTCCAGACAGCGACATCGTGGAGGACTTTATCTCTGTCCTGCCGAAATTCGAATGGGGATTTGTTGAGGAGTTCCGAGGGCGCGATGACGTCGAGGTGCAAGAACAATCGGGTTACCGCATGCAAATCAATCTTCACGTTGCTGTGAAAACAGAAGCGGAAGCAATGGCGGCTATTGATAGCGCTCTGCGACATGGCCACGCGGAAGTAGTGACCTTTGATTACTGGAGCGACAAGCTGGATGAAGTAAAGGAAAACGCAAGATCGCAGGCCGTTGCTGCCGCCAGAAAGAAAGCGGATTTGCTGCTGAGCGTGTTGGAACAACGTCCGCCGGCAATCAACATTCAGGAAGCCACGGAAGTGTTTTTCCCGAATACGTTATACATGACTTACGAAAATGTGCTGGAAGAAGAAATCCAGGATACTCGTTCGGGGCGTGTCTACGTCAAGGCGTTTCGACCGAGAATGACGTTCTTCCACGGTCTCAGTAGCCGCGCAGACGTTCGGCCGACAACTCTGCCAATGCGCCCCGATATCGCTGTGGTCTCTACGGTCACGATTTACTATCGCTCGCCAGCCCAGGGAAATGCTGTTCCTGGATCTCAAGCCAACGGGTACTGGTAG
- the ribD gene encoding bifunctional diaminohydroxyphosphoribosylaminopyrimidine deaminase/5-amino-6-(5-phosphoribosylamino)uracil reductase RibD, producing MESPASYEDPAWRILPSGHQFADDEAVMRYAIEIAGRGEGFVEPNPMVGAVIVDRDRRLVSCGYHQKFGQAHAEVNAIAAATGCCRNAVLFVTLEPCSHHGKTPPCADAVIAEGFSRVVVGCQDPAPHVAGRGLAKIREAGIDVVVGVCEPESQRLIAPFRMLYSQHRPWVHAKWAMTLDGRIAAASGHSKWISSEESRTRVHRLRGRMDAIITGAGTVRADNPELTARPPGPRQPIRVILDSSGNNVRIDSQLVRTLDKAPVLVCVRQDACVSTDMSAGFRSLVDAGVEVLPLPAAQADHDSDSSALRGLSLEALLAELGRRGCTNVLIEAGSRVLGSFFDRGLIDEVHAFVAPKLVGGQNAPGALGGRGLSQIPQQPDLTNVIWQISGCDIYCRGDVSRNEQSS from the coding sequence ATGGAATCGCCCGCGTCCTACGAAGACCCGGCATGGCGGATTCTTCCGTCCGGCCATCAATTTGCCGACGACGAAGCGGTGATGCGATACGCCATTGAAATCGCAGGACGCGGTGAAGGTTTCGTCGAACCCAATCCCATGGTGGGCGCGGTGATTGTCGATAGGGATCGGCGGCTGGTGAGTTGCGGATATCACCAGAAGTTTGGGCAGGCCCATGCTGAAGTCAATGCGATTGCAGCCGCGACTGGTTGTTGCCGGAACGCGGTACTATTTGTCACTCTGGAGCCATGCAGTCATCACGGCAAAACTCCACCCTGTGCTGATGCCGTGATTGCAGAAGGCTTCAGTCGAGTTGTTGTGGGGTGTCAGGATCCGGCTCCCCATGTTGCGGGCCGCGGTCTTGCGAAGATTCGGGAAGCGGGTATCGATGTTGTCGTCGGCGTATGCGAACCTGAATCACAGCGGCTCATTGCGCCATTCCGCATGCTGTACAGCCAGCATCGGCCCTGGGTTCATGCGAAATGGGCCATGACGCTGGACGGAAGGATTGCCGCCGCAAGTGGACATTCGAAATGGATTTCCAGTGAAGAATCACGGACTCGTGTTCATCGGCTTCGGGGGCGCATGGACGCCATCATCACGGGGGCTGGTACTGTGCGAGCCGATAACCCGGAACTTACTGCGAGACCGCCGGGTCCACGGCAGCCAATTCGTGTCATTCTGGATTCTTCGGGTAACAACGTCCGTATCGATTCGCAACTTGTCCGGACTCTCGACAAGGCACCGGTGCTTGTTTGTGTTCGTCAGGATGCCTGCGTGTCGACTGATATGTCTGCTGGTTTCAGATCACTGGTGGACGCAGGTGTGGAAGTCCTGCCTCTTCCGGCAGCGCAGGCAGATCACGATAGCGACTCATCTGCTCTGCGTGGGCTGAGTCTGGAAGCCCTTCTGGCAGAACTTGGGAGGCGTGGTTGTACCAACGTCCTGATAGAAGCCGGCAGCCGGGTCCTTGGATCGTTCTTCGATCGCGGGCTGATTGACGAAGTGCACGCATTCGTCGCACCCAAACTGGTCGGTGGTCAGAATGCCCCCGGGGCGCTTGGGGGAAGAGGATTATCACAGATCCCACAGCAGCCCGATCTGACAAATGTAATCTGGCAGATCTCCGGGTGTGACATTTATTGTCGCGGTGACGTTTCGCGAAACGAACAATCGTCCTGA
- the polX gene encoding DNA polymerase/3'-5' exonuclease PolX: MKNEQIAECFETLGDLLEIQGANPFRIRAYRNAARVVSSTAESFVDLCAQDYDLTQLEGIGKDLAKQIREVVATGQHAQLEELKKDVPSGVLDMLRIPGVGPKKVAVFFNELKLKSLDELKAAAEAGQIAKLKGFGKKTEQAILENIAQAATAAERISIADATAATDIVVADMLKLPGVKQASAAGSCRRRRETCGDLDVLVTCDDAAIPMDALASHALVESVLQRGETKQRVRLKSGVEMDLRVVPEESFGAALQYFTGSKEHNVVVRGRAKDQGLKVNEYGVFKGDEQIAGRTEEDVYAAVGLPWFPPELRENRHEFEWADAGSLPELVSLTDIRGDLHMHTTASDGAATIAEMAEAAKARGLKYIAITDHSKRVSMANGLDADRLRTHWEEIRRVSASISGIEILCGIECDILEDASLDLDDDVLSEADWVIAVLHYGLKQPRDQIMKRLMNAVQNPNVDIIGHPTGRLVGRREGADVNMMELLKAAADHNVMMEINAHPKRLDLDDISAAAAKDLKIPIVISTDSHSVNGFDVLPFGVDQARRAGLTKNDVANTRTLAQFRKMLK, translated from the coding sequence ATGAAAAACGAACAGATTGCTGAATGTTTTGAGACGCTGGGTGACCTTCTGGAAATTCAGGGGGCGAACCCGTTTCGAATTCGTGCGTATCGCAATGCTGCGCGAGTGGTTTCGTCCACAGCAGAGTCATTCGTTGACCTCTGCGCGCAGGACTACGATCTCACTCAACTGGAAGGGATCGGCAAGGATCTTGCGAAACAGATTCGCGAAGTCGTTGCGACGGGTCAGCATGCTCAACTGGAGGAACTAAAGAAGGATGTGCCTTCCGGCGTGCTCGACATGCTTAGGATTCCGGGCGTTGGTCCGAAGAAGGTGGCCGTCTTCTTCAATGAACTCAAGCTGAAGTCGCTTGATGAGCTGAAGGCGGCGGCGGAAGCCGGTCAGATCGCAAAGTTGAAGGGGTTCGGCAAAAAAACGGAGCAGGCGATCCTGGAGAACATCGCTCAGGCCGCGACCGCTGCCGAACGGATTTCCATTGCCGATGCAACGGCAGCAACGGATATCGTTGTGGCAGATATGCTGAAGCTTCCGGGTGTGAAGCAGGCATCCGCTGCTGGAAGTTGTCGGCGTCGTCGAGAGACCTGTGGCGATCTCGACGTACTTGTCACCTGCGACGATGCCGCTATCCCCATGGATGCCCTGGCGTCTCACGCATTGGTGGAATCGGTGCTCCAGCGTGGTGAGACAAAACAGCGAGTGCGTTTGAAGTCCGGTGTGGAAATGGATCTCCGCGTTGTCCCGGAAGAATCCTTTGGCGCTGCTCTGCAGTATTTCACGGGCTCCAAAGAACACAATGTTGTCGTTCGGGGGCGTGCTAAGGATCAGGGACTGAAGGTCAACGAATACGGCGTCTTCAAAGGTGATGAGCAGATTGCAGGACGCACGGAAGAGGATGTTTATGCGGCCGTGGGACTTCCCTGGTTTCCACCTGAACTGCGGGAGAACCGGCATGAGTTCGAATGGGCAGACGCCGGGAGCCTTCCCGAGCTTGTCTCGCTGACGGATATCAGGGGCGATCTGCACATGCATACCACCGCATCGGATGGTGCGGCGACGATCGCTGAAATGGCTGAAGCGGCGAAAGCCCGCGGCTTGAAGTATATTGCCATCACCGATCATAGCAAACGGGTCTCCATGGCCAACGGCCTGGATGCAGACCGTCTGCGAACGCATTGGGAAGAAATTCGCAGAGTCTCCGCTTCCATCAGCGGAATTGAAATTCTGTGTGGCATTGAATGCGACATTCTTGAAGACGCCTCTCTTGATCTGGATGACGACGTCTTGTCCGAAGCCGACTGGGTGATTGCGGTCCTGCACTATGGATTGAAGCAGCCACGAGATCAGATCATGAAGCGACTGATGAATGCTGTCCAAAATCCCAATGTTGATATCATCGGGCATCCAACCGGGCGACTGGTCGGCCGTCGTGAAGGAGCGGATGTCAACATGATGGAACTGCTGAAGGCAGCTGCCGACCACAATGTCATGATGGAAATCAATGCGCATCCCAAGCGGCTGGATCTGGACGATATCTCTGCCGCGGCTGCGAAGGATTTGAAGATTCCGATTGTGATCAGCACCGACTCTCACAGTGTAAACGGTTTTGATGTCCTGCCTTTTGGTGTTGACCAGGCTCGACGGGCGGGACTGACAAAGAACGATGTGGCAAACACCCGAACACTGGCTCAGTTCAGAAAGATGCTGAAATAG